The nucleotide window GCGAACAGTTCGGGTACGGATTCGGCCTGCAGTTCGGCGTGTTCGCAGGCCACCCAGCCGCCTGCGCGCAGCAGCCGGGCGGCAACGCCGGTGAGCGCGCGGACCGCGTCCAGGCCGTCGTCACCGGAGAACAGGGCCAGCTCCGGATCATGATCCCGCGCCTCGGTCTGCACCGACTCCCAGGCCGTCAGCGGGATGTACGGCGGGTTGCAGACGACCACGTCGACGGTGCCGTCGAGATCCCGGTAGGCATCGGCCATGTCGCCGACCCGCAACTCGACCCCGGTGCCGGCCAGGTTCCTGGCCGCCCAGCTCGCGGCCGCCTCACTCAGCTCCACCGCGTGCAGCTCTGCGGCGGGGGCCTCGTCGGCGAGTGCACGGGCAATCGCACCCGACCCCGTACACAGATCGACCGCAACCGGGACCCGGCCGCTGCGTTCGACCTCGGCCAGCCGGTCGATCGCCCAGCCGGTCATCAACTCGGTCTCCGGCCGGGGCACGAACACGCCCGGGCCGACCTGCAGCCGGACGTGCCGGAAGTACGCGATGCCGGTGATGTGCTGCAGCGGTTCGCGAGACTCGCGCCGGCGCAGCATCGTCTCGAACCGGTGCACCCCGGCCGAGTCGACCACGTTCATGATCAACAACCGGGACGGATCGACCTCGGCCGCGGCCGCCAGCAGCAGCCGGGCGTCCACGTCCGGGCTGTCCACGCCGGCCGCGGCCAGCCGGCTCCTCGCGGTCGCCAACAACTCTCGTACCGACCGCCCGTCCGCCATGCCGGTGACCCTATCGAGCCGTTCGCTCACAACAGGAGCCCGGCGATGACCGCGTCCACGGTGCGTTCGGCGGCGGGCCAGAGCTGATCATGCGGACGGCCGCGAAGCGGGCCGTGCAGTGCCAGCAGCGCGAAGCCGTGCACCGCCGACCAACAGGGCCATTCGGCCCCTTCTCGCTCGGTCTCGGCGAGGTCGCCACTGGCCACCAGTGCGTCCAGCGCGGAGACCAGCATGGTCAGGGGTGACGGCAGCGCGTGCCCGCCGGCCGCCGGATCGACTGGCTGGATGTCACCGAAGGCCGTCTCGAACCAGCCCGGCTCGCGCAGCGCGAACTCGATGTAGCCGAGGCCGACCGCACGCAACCGCTCCCGCGCCGCGACCTTGGTCCGGCCGCCCGACGCGTGGGTGAGCATCCGGGCGACCATCTGCTGCTGGATCTGCTCGGCGACGGCGCTCAGCAGACTGTCCCGATCGGCGAAATGCCGGTAGGCGGCGTTGGGCGAGACGCCGAGCCGGCGGGTGACCTCACGCATCGCCAGCGCCGACGGTCCCCCGTTGCGGGTCAATTCGAGGCCGGCCTCCAGCAGCGCCTGGCGCAGGTTGCCGTGATGGTAGCCCTGCCGCTGGGCCCCGGAGCTCGCCACCAGAATCCTCCCGTCCAGGTCGCTCGGCTCTTGACAGCCGGCAACCGATGTGTACGGTGTGAACATAACATGTGAACACCGTCCACATCTCGAAGGGCCCTGAGCTTGTCGAAGGGCCAACTCCCTCGTTCATCCCACACTCGTTCAACGGAGACACCATGTCCGACATCCTCACCACCCAGGCCCTGCCCCCGATCGTCGACACCGAGACCTGGCGGCAGGAGCTCGCCAAACTCCGGATCCGGGAGAAGGCCGCGACTCGCGAACTCGACGCCATTGCGGCGCAGCGGCGTCGGCTGCCCATGGCCGAGTTGCCCGACTACACCCTGGTCGGCAAGGACGGCCCGGTCCGGCTGGTCGACATCTTCGACGGCCGCTCGCAGTTGATCACCTATCACCACATGTGGTCGCCGGGTGCCGAGTGGCAATGCTCCGGCTGCACCGGCTTCACCGCCCAGTTCACCCGGCTCGACTTCCTCGAACCGTACGATGCCCGATTCGTCATCGTGACCCAGGGCGCGATCGACGAAGCCCTTGCCTACAAGGAGAAAGTGGGCAACAAGATGGAGTGGTACTCCACCTCCGACAGCCCGTTCGGTGCCGACGTGGACGCGCCGCCCGGCGGTGGCTTCGGGGTCAACGTGTTCCTCCGCGACGGCGACACCGTCTACCGCACCTGGCACACCAACGGCCGCGGCACCGAGCAGCTCAGCCACACGTTCCCGCTGATCGATCTGCTGGTCTGGGGACGGCAGGAGGAGTGGCAGGATTCGCCGGACGGCTGGCCGAAGTCGCCGACCTACTCGGGCTGGAGCAGCTCGGAAGACGTCGGCCGCCTGTACGGCCCTTCGGCCGTCGCCCACCAGTGATGCCGAGATGATCATGACCGACGATCAGCTGATTCGCAGCCGGACGATCCCGGCCGCACCGGATGCCGTGTTCGCCGTGCTGCGCGATCCGGCCCGGCATCCCGAGACCGAGCCGACCGACTGGGTGCGCAGCGCCATCGACCCCCGGCCGATCACCGAGGTCGGGCAGGTGTTCGGGATGAACATGTATGCCCGCCGCGACGGTTTCGACCCCGACTACGTGATGCACAACCAGGTGATCGCGTTCGAGGAGCCGACCACGATCGCGTGGCGGCCTGGCCAGTACGGCCCGGACGGCACGCTCGGCTTCGGCGGCTGGAGCTGGCGCTACGACCTCACGGCGCAAGGTGACAACTGTGTCGTCACACTGACCTACGACTGGAGCCAGACACCCCAGCAACTGCGCGAACTGTTCGGTCTGCCGCCGTTCGGCCCGGACTTTCTTGATCAGTCACTGGAGTGCCTGGAGCGCGCCGTCAACGCCGACCGAGTCCGGCAACCGGCCTGACGAGGTCGCGGCAGCGGCAAACGGCTCGACCGCGTCAAACGGACAAACGTTCGGCGGTGTCGGCCTCCTGCAGCGCGGTGACGATCGGATCAAGATCACCGGCGAGAACTTGATCAAGGTTGTGCGCCTTGTAGCCGATCCGGTGATCGGCGATCCGGTTCTCCGGGAAGTTGTAGGTGCGGACGCGTTCGGAGCGATCGACCGTCCGCACCTGCGATTTGCGGGCCGCCGACGCTGCGTCCGCCTGCTCCTCCTCGGCCCGGGCGATCAGCCGGGCGCGGAGCATCCGCATCGCCTGTTCCTTGTTCTGCAGTTGGGATCTCTCGTTCTGGCAGGACACCACGATCCCGGTCGGCAGATGGGTGATCCGGACCGCTGAGTCGGTGGTGTTGACTCCCTGGCCACCCGGTCCGGACGATCGGTAGACGTCGATCCGAAGATCATTTTCATCGATCTCGACCTCGGCCTCGGCCACCTCCGGCATTACCAGCACGCCGGCCGCGGAGGTGTGCACCCGGCCCTGGGACTCGGTCACCGGCACCCGCTGCACCCGATGCACGCCGCCCTCGAACTTGAGCACCCCGTACGGCATCGTGTCCGGTGCGCCGGCCGAGGCCGCCTTCACCGCGACGGTGATCGACTTGTAGCCACCAAGATCGGTCTCCTGGACGTCCAGCACCTCGAGCTTCCAGCCGCGGTGCTCGGCGAATCTGCCGTACATCTTGAACAGGTCGGCCGCGAACAGCGCCGACTCCTCGCCGCCTTCGCCGGACTTGATCTCCATGATCGCGTCGCTGGAGTCGTTCGGGTCACGGGGTGCGAGCAGCCGGGTCAGCCGTTCGGTCGCCTGCTCCAGTTCGGTCGACAGCTGCTCGGCCTCGGCCGCGAAACTCTCGTCGTCGTCGGCGAGCTCCTGCGCGGCAGCAAGATCGTCCTTGAGTTGGTCGTAGTGATCGAGCGCCTTCACGATCCCGGACAGTTCGGCGTAGCGGCGGCCGATCCTGCGTACCTTGCCCTGATCGGCGTGGGTGGCCGGGTCGGCCATCTCCGCCTCCAGCCGCGCGAACTCCTCTCGCAGCGGTGCCGCCGACTCGAACATGCTGTCTCCTGACTACTTCCGCCCCGCCGACCGAACTGCTGGCAACAGAAACGCCGGGAACCGGACCTGTCGGTCCTGGCTCCCGGCGTCTGAGCGTTGCTACTTCTTCTTGCCGTACCGCTTCTCGAAGCGGGCGACCCGGCCACCGGTGTCGAGGATCTTCTGCTTGCCGGTGTAGAACGGGTGGCAGGCCGAGCAGACCTCGACCCGGAGGCTGCCGCCGGCGGTCGACTTGGTCTCAAAGGTGTTGCCGCAGCTACACGTCACCTCGGTGGTCGTGTACTCCGGATGGATGCCAGTCTTCATGTTTCTCCCTCGCTGTGCGTGCACCGGGTCGCCATGGACGTTGCGACGATCCTGACTGGGTCGTCGACGGGCGTGAACCGGCACCGGCGAACAAGTGTGCCGCATCCCGTAACGCCACACCAAACCGGAACATTCCGCCGAGTTGTCAGCGTCAGGACGCGTTATAGCGCCTTCTGACGCTGACAGGTCGGCTGGGTCAGTCGCGTTGGCCGGGCATGGTCTTGGTGATGGCGACCAGGAACTCGCTGTTGGTCTGGGTTTTCTTCAGCCGGTCCAACATCATCTCCAGCGCCTGCTGGCCGTCCAGGTTGGACAGCACCCGGCGCAACTTCCAGATGATGCCGAGCTCCTCGCGGCCCATCAGCAACTCCTCCCGGCGGGTGCTGGAGGCGTCCACGTCGATGGCCGGGAAGATCCGCTTCTCGGAGTATTCCCGCCGCAGCCGCAGCTCCATGTTGCCGGTGCCCTTGAACTCCTCGAAGATCACCTCGTCCATCTTCGAGCCGGACTCGATCAGGGCGGTGGCAAGAATGGTCAGCGAACCGCCGTTCTCGATGTTGCGGGCGGCGCCGAAGAACTTCTTCGGCGGGTAGAGCGCAGCCGAGTCGACACCACCGGAGAGGATCCGCCCTGACGCCGGTGCGGCCAGGTTGTAGGCCCGGCCCAGTCGGGTGATGCCGTCCAGCAGCACGACCACGTCGTGGCCGAGCTCGACCAGCCGCTTGGCCCGCTCGATCGCCAGCTCGGCGACCGTGGTGTGATCGTCGGCCGGCCGGTCGAAGGTGGAACTGATCACCTCACCGCGAACGGACCGTTCGAAGTCGGTGACCTCCTCCGGACGCTCGTCCACCAGCACCACCATCAGGTGCGTGTTCGGACTGTTGGTGGTGATCGCGTTGGCGATCGCCTGCATCACCATCGTCTTGCCGGCCTTGGCCGGGGCGACGATCAGGCCACGCTGACCCTTGCCGATCGGGGCGACCAGGTCGATCAAACGGCCGGTCAGGTTGTTCGGCGTGGTCTCCAACCGGTAGCGCTCGTTCGGGTAGAGCGGGGTCAGCTTGTTGAAGTCCGCCCGGCCCTTCGCGGCCTCCGGGTCGGCGTTGTTGACGGTGTCGATCTTGACCAGCGGGTTGAACTTCTCCCGCCGCTCGCCGTCCGTGGGCTGGCGGATCGCGCCGGTGATCACGTCACCCTTGCGCAGGCCGTACTTCTTCACCATCGACAGCGACACGTACGCGTCGTTGGATCCGGGCAGGTAGCCGCTGGTCCGGACGAACGCGTAGTTGTCGAGGACGTCGAGGATGCCGGAGGTCGGCACCAGCACGTCGTCCTCGCTGATCACCGGCTCGGACTCGTAGCGCTCGATGCCGCCGCCACCGCGGTTGTTACGCCGGCCCTGCCGATCGCGACTACGCCGGCGACGGCTGCGACGCCCGCCGGACCCGTCGTCGTCCCCGCGGTTGTCGTTGCGATTGTCGCTGCGGTTGTCGTTGCGATTGTCTCCACGGTTGTTGCGCTGCCGGTTGCCCTGGTCGCGACCCTCGCGGTTCTGCTGATCGCGGCCGTCGCGATTGCCGTCCCGACTGTTGTCGCGGTTGTTGTCGCGGCTCGGCTCGCGCTGGGTCTGGTCGCCGCGGTTGTCGCGGCCGGACTGGCGACGTTCGGTGTCGCGGGAGTCGCGGCTGACCTGCTCCCGGATTGCCTGCTCCAACTCGGCCCGGCTGGCCTGGGTCTGCTCGGCGCGAGTCGCCTCGGCCCGGCTGTCCGGCGTCTTCTCGGCACGGCCGCCATCGGCGCGCTCCGGGCGCGATTCAGTCTCGCGGCGCGATCCGGCCTCGGGGCTCGACTCGGCCCGATCCGTACGCGACGTCGTCCGGTCGGTATCCGGCAGGGTCGGCTGACCGGCCGGCGACTCGGCCGCAGCCGGCGACGTCTTGCGGGACCGGTCCGCGTTGGCCCGATCCGAGCTCGGTCGGGTCGCAGCCGACGGTGCCGCAGAAGCACCGGTGCCACCCGATTGGGCCGACTTGATCGCCTCGATGAGCTGACCCTTGCGCATCCCACCGGCACCCTTGAGGCCCAGCTGGGACGCGATCTGCTTCAGCTCGGGCAGGACCAGCGATTCCAGTCCGGTCCCCTTGCGCTTGCGGGAGGCCTGCTGGGTGCCGGTCGCCTCGGCGGTATCTGTCACGTGTTTCCTTTCGGATTCGCCCGTTTGAGGTACGGGCTGCTATCGGCGGGTTCGATGACCCGCGTTGTGCCTGAAGCCCCGCGTTCCGCCTGGATCCAGGGCGGGAGAACAGGTGTGCGTGCGGCGGACAGTGCTGGACCATGCGCAGTGGCGTTCGTTCTCTCGTCAGGCAACGATCTGAGCTCCAGGTCTTTCGATCACCGCACCGTACGAGGATTGCGCGCACGGATGCACGGGTGCAGTCGCCTGCAGCCCTGGTGCGATCGTTCGGCACGGCGGTCGGAAATGATCCGGTGCTCGTACCTGGGGCGCCCGACCTGTGGGCGCTGACCGACGATCCACGCGTACACCATCGACCCGGCCGCAAGACGTCAGGCGGATTGGCTTGCAGGCGTTTGAGGGAAGAACACCACGGTCGGTCGGGCTGGACCCGATCAGGCCGGTGCGAGAATCCCCGAGGGTGCTCAAGTGACGGATGAAAGATCCATCGGCATCGCTCAGGCTAGCACGCAGCTCGGACAATCCGCTCACCCGCAGTCAATCTTTGCCGAATCCCGACGTCCGGCTCAGGCCTCGTCGCTGTCCGGCCGGCTGATCTTGTCGGCGACGATCCTGGCGCCGGCCGCCACCTCGAGGCGGAGGCAACGGAATTCGACCGATACCGCCTGCTCGGCGTCAACGAGCTGAGCCTCGGTACCGAGCACCAGCACGGTCGGCCCGGCGCCGCTGATCACCGCCGGCAGCTGCTGTCCCCGCAGGGTGTCCAGCAGGGCGGCCGACTGCGGCATCGCCGTGGCGCGATACGACTGATGCAGCCAGTCGGCAGTCGCCTCGAACAACAACTCGGGCGCGGCGGTCAACGCCCGAACCAGCAAACCCGCCCGACCGGCGTTCGCCGCGGCATCGGAATGGGGCACCGACTTCGGCAACAGCGCTCGGGCCTGCTCTGTTCCCACCGGGGTCGGCGGAATCAGCGCCAGTGCGCCGATGTCGGGGTGCACGCCGGCGACCGACGCTGCGACCTGCCGGTCGCCGCCCACCCGGCGATAGGCCAGCACCAGATCGCCGTACAACGCGGCCGCGACGTTGTCGGGATGTCCCTCGATCTCGTCAGCCGGCCCGAGCCAGTCCGCCGGATCGAACGGTTCGTCGGGCCGGGCCAGTCCGTGCGCCCCGATCAGGCCGGTGACGATCGCCGCCGACGAGGATCCCAGTCCGCGGCTGCCCGGGATCCGGTTGTGCGCCTCGACGCGTACGCCGGCGGGCTCGACCCCGAGCCGTCTCAAGCCGAACTCGAGACTTCGTACGATGAGGTTCCGGCGGCCGGTCGGCAGCCGGCCCGCCCCCTCACCGGCGACGACGACCCGGGTGGGTTCGTCGACCACGCTGAAACTGCAGCTGTTGTAGAGATCGAGGGCCAGTCCCAGACAGTCGAATCCCGGCCCGAGGTTGGCGCT belongs to Microlunatus elymi and includes:
- the prmC gene encoding peptide chain release factor N(5)-glutamine methyltransferase — translated: MADGRSVRELLATARSRLAAAGVDSPDVDARLLLAAAAEVDPSRLLIMNVVDSAGVHRFETMLRRRESREPLQHITGIAYFRHVRLQVGPGVFVPRPETELMTGWAIDRLAEVERSGRVPVAVDLCTGSGAIARALADEAPAAELHAVELSEAAASWAARNLAGTGVELRVGDMADAYRDLDGTVDVVVCNPPYIPLTAWESVQTEARDHDPELALFSGDDGLDAVRALTGVAARLLRAGGWVACEHAELQAESVPELFARHGGFTEVRDHRDLSDRPRFTTARRTA
- a CDS encoding TetR/AcrR family transcriptional regulator translates to MASSGAQRQGYHHGNLRQALLEAGLELTRNGGPSALAMREVTRRLGVSPNAAYRHFADRDSLLSAVAEQIQQQMVARMLTHASGGRTKVAARERLRAVGLGYIEFALREPGWFETAFGDIQPVDPAAGGHALPSPLTMLVSALDALVASGDLAETEREGAEWPCWSAVHGFALLALHGPLRGRPHDQLWPAAERTVDAVIAGLLL
- a CDS encoding DUF899 domain-containing protein produces the protein MSDILTTQALPPIVDTETWRQELAKLRIREKAATRELDAIAAQRRRLPMAELPDYTLVGKDGPVRLVDIFDGRSQLITYHHMWSPGAEWQCSGCTGFTAQFTRLDFLEPYDARFVIVTQGAIDEALAYKEKVGNKMEWYSTSDSPFGADVDAPPGGGFGVNVFLRDGDTVYRTWHTNGRGTEQLSHTFPLIDLLVWGRQEEWQDSPDGWPKSPTYSGWSSSEDVGRLYGPSAVAHQ
- a CDS encoding SRPBCC family protein, yielding MIMTDDQLIRSRTIPAAPDAVFAVLRDPARHPETEPTDWVRSAIDPRPITEVGQVFGMNMYARRDGFDPDYVMHNQVIAFEEPTTIAWRPGQYGPDGTLGFGGWSWRYDLTAQGDNCVVTLTYDWSQTPQQLRELFGLPPFGPDFLDQSLECLERAVNADRVRQPA
- the prfA gene encoding peptide chain release factor 1 — its product is MFESAAPLREEFARLEAEMADPATHADQGKVRRIGRRYAELSGIVKALDHYDQLKDDLAAAQELADDDESFAAEAEQLSTELEQATERLTRLLAPRDPNDSSDAIMEIKSGEGGEESALFAADLFKMYGRFAEHRGWKLEVLDVQETDLGGYKSITVAVKAASAGAPDTMPYGVLKFEGGVHRVQRVPVTESQGRVHTSAAGVLVMPEVAEAEVEIDENDLRIDVYRSSGPGGQGVNTTDSAVRITHLPTGIVVSCQNERSQLQNKEQAMRMLRARLIARAEEEQADAASAARKSQVRTVDRSERVRTYNFPENRIADHRIGYKAHNLDQVLAGDLDPIVTALQEADTAERLSV
- the rpmE gene encoding 50S ribosomal protein L31: MKTGIHPEYTTTEVTCSCGNTFETKSTAGGSLRVEVCSACHPFYTGKQKILDTGGRVARFEKRYGKKK
- the rho gene encoding transcription termination factor Rho — protein: MTDTAEATGTQQASRKRKGTGLESLVLPELKQIASQLGLKGAGGMRKGQLIEAIKSAQSGGTGASAAPSAATRPSSDRANADRSRKTSPAAAESPAGQPTLPDTDRTTSRTDRAESSPEAGSRRETESRPERADGGRAEKTPDSRAEATRAEQTQASRAELEQAIREQVSRDSRDTERRQSGRDNRGDQTQREPSRDNNRDNSRDGNRDGRDQQNREGRDQGNRQRNNRGDNRNDNRSDNRNDNRGDDDGSGGRRSRRRRSRDRQGRRNNRGGGGIERYESEPVISEDDVLVPTSGILDVLDNYAFVRTSGYLPGSNDAYVSLSMVKKYGLRKGDVITGAIRQPTDGERREKFNPLVKIDTVNNADPEAAKGRADFNKLTPLYPNERYRLETTPNNLTGRLIDLVAPIGKGQRGLIVAPAKAGKTMVMQAIANAITTNSPNTHLMVVLVDERPEEVTDFERSVRGEVISSTFDRPADDHTTVAELAIERAKRLVELGHDVVVLLDGITRLGRAYNLAAPASGRILSGGVDSAALYPPKKFFGAARNIENGGSLTILATALIESGSKMDEVIFEEFKGTGNMELRLRREYSEKRIFPAIDVDASSTRREELLMGREELGIIWKLRRVLSNLDGQQALEMMLDRLKKTQTNSEFLVAITKTMPGQRD
- the thrB gene encoding homoserine kinase translates to MPSVLPAGRRVEVEVPATSANLGPGFDCLGLALDLYNSCSFSVVDEPTRVVVAGEGAGRLPTGRRNLIVRSLEFGLRRLGVEPAGVRVEAHNRIPGSRGLGSSSAAIVTGLIGAHGLARPDEPFDPADWLGPADEIEGHPDNVAAALYGDLVLAYRRVGGDRQVAASVAGVHPDIGALALIPPTPVGTEQARALLPKSVPHSDAAANAGRAGLLVRALTAAPELLFEATADWLHQSYRATAMPQSAALLDTLRGQQLPAVISGAGPTVLVLGTEAQLVDAEQAVSVEFRCLRLEVAAGARIVADKISRPDSDEA